Part of the Pseudomonas abietaniphila genome is shown below.
AATACGCGGTCTTCGAGACCGTCGCGACTTGGGTAATAAATCAGTGAGATTTCACTGTGCGGATCTTCCGTCAGCGTGTCGTGGTCATCCCAGGCAGGCATCCAGAACTCGACGTCCGGCGAGTAGCATTCAAGCCACTCATCCCACTGCCGATCATCCAGCAACCGGGCTTCGCGGTAGAGAAAAGCAAGCAGACCTTCACGGGCGAGGCTCATGGGCGGGCCTCCTTGTCAGTGGCGATCAGGCCTTGTTGTTCAACCTCGATCGCTTTTTTCAGGCTGGCTGCCCAATGCGCATGCTGGCGCACGAACAGGCCTTCATCCTCGGTCTTCACACCGCTGAGCTGCGGATTCATGCCCATGGCACGGGCATTGTCATCCGCGCCCTCTATCCATTGCTTAGCCCCGCGGCTGAGGTCATTCCACAGGTTCGTCGCACCTTGATAGCCGGTCTGGCAGGCGCGGAATTCCTCCAGGTCATCCGGGGTGCCCATGCCACTGACGTTGAAAAAATCCTCGTACTGACGAATGCGCGTCGTACGCTCCTGAGCGCTCTCGCCCTTGGGGGCCATGCAGTAGATCGTGACTTCGGTCTGATTGACCGAGAGAGGTCTTACGACCCTAATCTGGGTTGAGAACTGATCCATCAGGTAGACGTTGGGATACAGGCAGAGGTTACGGGTCTGATCGACGATGAAGTCGGCGCGCTCCTGGCCAAGACGCTCTGCAAGGGCTGCACGATGCGCGTGCACCGGGCGCACTTCAGGGTTCAGCAGGCGCGTCCAGAGCAGAATGTGGCCATGCTCAAACGCATAGACCCCGCCCAGACTTTTCGACCAGCCGTTGGCATCGACGGTACGCGTACCTTCGGCTTCATAATTGCGCCGGCCCATGGTTGCCGAGTAATTCCAGTGCACGGAACTGACGTGATAACCGTCGGCGCCATTCTCGATCTGCAGCTTCCAGTTGCCGTCATAGATATACGACGAACTGCCACGAAGCACTTCGAGCCCCTCGGGTGCCTGGTCCACCATCTGATCGATGATGACGCGGGTTTCTCCCAGGTAATCACTGAGTTCCGGCACCGCGTCGCTGAGGCTACCGAAGAGAAAGCCACGATAGTTTTCAAAACGGTTCAGGCGCTTGAGGTCGTGTGAACCGTCGCAATCGAAACTGTCGGGGTAAGCGCCGGTCTTGGCATCTTTCACCTTGAGCAACTTGCCGGCGTTGCTGAACGTCCAGCCGTGAAACGGACAGGTAAAGGAACCTTTGTTGCCCTGCTTGCGGCGGCACAGCATGGCGCCACGGTGCGCGCAGGCGTTGACCAGACCGTGCAGGTCACCCTGTTTGTCTCGGGTGATGACGACGGGCTGGCGACCGATGTAGGTGGTGAAGTAGTCGTTGATGTCAGGCACCTGGCTTTCGTGCGCCAGGTAAACCCAACCACCTTCGAAAATGTGCTTCATTTCCAGCGCGAAGAGTTCGGCGTCGGTGAAAATGTCGCGGCGGCAGCGGAACACGCCGGTGGCGGGATCTTCCTGAACGGATTCGCTGAGTTGACGGGCAAGGCGGTCTAAAGTGCTGATCATGGGGGTAGGCCCTCGGTTGTTCTTGTATCAGGCCCCCTCACCCTATGTGTTTAGCCCGCGGCTCAATATCCGCCTGCTGCAAATCGCTATCCGCCCAGCGCAAACGGATCACATTGCCGCGGCCAGGGATTAAGCCCACTGCGTTGAGTTTCCAAAACCGCGCGCTCGATTAACAGACGGCCCTATAAATAATTTGGGGGGCTGGATAAACATTTCGCGCAAGCCCCGCGGGGCAACCTCAGTATCCTCACCGCTCCGGGCTATAAAAATAAAGGTAAAAGGTATGCGACTGGGATGGTATTCGGATCTCTCATCTACCGAAAAGCGTACGTACTGGGCGTGCTTCGGCGGATTCACACTGGACTCGATGGACGCGACGATCTTTGCGCTGATGATGCCGGTCCTCATGACGGTGCTTAGTTTGAGCAAATCCGACGCGGGGCTGTTGGGTTCCGTCTCGTTGATAGGCAGTGCTCTGGGTGGTTGGGGCGCCGGCATGCTCGCCGACCGATACGGTCGCATCCGCGTCATGCAAGGCACGGTGCTGTGGGTCGCGGTGTTCACCTGCATGGGCGCTTTCTGCACAGGCTTCTGGACGTTCCTGCCTGTTCGGTTCCTGCAAGGGATAGGCTACGGCGGTGAGGCCGTCGTTGGGGCGGTCCTGATCAGTGAAGCGATCAAACCCGCGTTGCGTGGCCGGGTCGCAGCCTCCGTGCAGAGCGGTTATGCGGTGGGCTACGCGATCTCACTGGCGACGATGCCCGTGTTGTTCAACTTCCTGCCGGAAGACATTGCCTGGAGAGCGTTCTTCGCCATCGGTTTGCTTCCCGCACTTCTGATCTGGTTCATCCGACGCCTGGTGCCGGAATCGGCAGCGTTCACCCAGACACAATCTCGCCGAAGAGGCATCGACGTTCGGGCGATATTCTCTGCCGAGCATCGTCGAGTCACGATCATCAGCACGATACTGGCCAGCGGTATATTCGGCGGCGCATACATCATGATCACCTGGCTGCCGACCTACATGCGTACGGTGCTGTACTTGCCGATTGCCTCCACCTCAGGCTATCTGGCGGTCAACATCGCGGGGTCGCTGCTGGGACCCTTTATCTACGGCTTGATCAGTGACCGTATCGGCCGCGGCAGAACGTTCATGCTGTTTCTGGTCTGTCAGGCAGTGGTGGTATCGGTCTACATGTTTGCCGACGTCAGCATGAACCTGATTCTTGCGCTGGGTTTGTTGCTCGGCGCCTTTCAGGGCGGTCTGGCATCCGGGCTTCCTCTGACGTTTTCCGAGCTTTATCCCACGCGTATGCGGGCCAATGGAGCCGGTTTCTGCACAAGCTTCGGCCGTGGGTTCGGTTCGATC
Proteins encoded:
- a CDS encoding Rieske 2Fe-2S domain-containing protein; the protein is MISTLDRLARQLSESVQEDPATGVFRCRRDIFTDAELFALEMKHIFEGGWVYLAHESQVPDINDYFTTYIGRQPVVITRDKQGDLHGLVNACAHRGAMLCRRKQGNKGSFTCPFHGWTFSNAGKLLKVKDAKTGAYPDSFDCDGSHDLKRLNRFENYRGFLFGSLSDAVPELSDYLGETRVIIDQMVDQAPEGLEVLRGSSSYIYDGNWKLQIENGADGYHVSSVHWNYSATMGRRNYEAEGTRTVDANGWSKSLGGVYAFEHGHILLWTRLLNPEVRPVHAHRAALAERLGQERADFIVDQTRNLCLYPNVYLMDQFSTQIRVVRPLSVNQTEVTIYCMAPKGESAQERTTRIRQYEDFFNVSGMGTPDDLEEFRACQTGYQGATNLWNDLSRGAKQWIEGADDNARAMGMNPQLSGVKTEDEGLFVRQHAHWAASLKKAIEVEQQGLIATDKEARP
- a CDS encoding MFS transporter, with translation MRLGWYSDLSSTEKRTYWACFGGFTLDSMDATIFALMMPVLMTVLSLSKSDAGLLGSVSLIGSALGGWGAGMLADRYGRIRVMQGTVLWVAVFTCMGAFCTGFWTFLPVRFLQGIGYGGEAVVGAVLISEAIKPALRGRVAASVQSGYAVGYAISLATMPVLFNFLPEDIAWRAFFAIGLLPALLIWFIRRLVPESAAFTQTQSRRRGIDVRAIFSAEHRRVTIISTILASGIFGGAYIMITWLPTYMRTVLYLPIASTSGYLAVNIAGSLLGPFIYGLISDRIGRGRTFMLFLVCQAVVVSVYMFADVSMNLILALGLLLGAFQGGLASGLPLTFSELYPTRMRANGAGFCTSFGRGFGSIMPAAVGFASVHMSLSVAMGSFAIGSYLIGFIAALSLPDATGVDLTAVDSNHADADRHAAGSAAEHRSVSTQPHA